The proteins below are encoded in one region of Danio rerio strain Tuebingen ecotype United States chromosome 12, GRCz12tu, whole genome shotgun sequence:
- the foxl3 gene encoding forkhead box L3, which yields MMFDSSQYPYNCFNYDGEGYPSCGTDEEKKVCRPAYSYIALIAMAIQQSPENKVTLSGIYEFIMKRFPYYRSNQRAWQNSIRHNLSLNSCFIKVPRTEGNEKGKGNYWTFATGCESMLDLFENGNFRRRRRRRNLKMGLKEPTEAFISMDAHQAVAVRSSDSDSFMNTSHRAAQNKPETEIKFSIDYILSTPDPLPAFRAPNSAIPHLEPQHLNLHFWTM from the exons ATGATGTTTGACAGTTCGCAATATCCTTATAACTGTTTTAACTATGATGGAGAAGGATACCCGTCATGTGGCACTGATGAAGAAAAGAAAGTGTGTCGACCAGCTTACAG CTACATTGCACTGATAGCGATGGCTATACAGCAGAGCCCAGAGAACAAAGTTACTCTATCGGGAATCTACGAGTTCATCATGAAGAGATTTCCTTATTACAGATCCAACCAGAGGGCTTGGCAAAACTCAATTCGCCATAACCTCTCTCTCAACAGCTGCTTCATAAAG GTTCCGCGTACAGAAGGTAACGAGAAAGGAAAAGGTAATTACTGGACGTTTGCCACAGGCTGTGAGTCCATGCTGGACCTCTTTGAAAATGGCAACTTTCGTCGCCGCCGCCGCAGACGCAACTTAAAAATGGGCCTGAAGGAACCAACTGAAGCCTTTATATCCATGGACGCTCATCAGGCCGTCGCAGTGAGATCCTCAGATTCAGATTCTTTCATGAACACTAGTCACAGAGCGGCACAAAACAAACCTGAGACCGAGATTAAATTTAGCATTGACTACATTCTGTCCACACCGGACCCCCTGCCAGCGTTCAGAGCCCCTAACAGTGCGATTCCCCATTTGGAGCCACAACATCTCAATCTACACTTCTGGACCATGTAA